One segment of Bacillus alkalisoli DNA contains the following:
- the trhA gene encoding PAQR family membrane homeostasis protein TrhA, translating to MNIHIREPINTYTHLAGAVLSFVGLLAMVMKVASNNGSALQFFTVIMFGISLILLYAASTTYHFVQSNEKVIGFLRRIDHSMIFVLIAGTYTPFCLISLNGTSGWIMFSIIVVLAICGVLFKLVWFNCPRWLSTIIYIAMGWLIITVASPLSSAIGTNGIILLVAGGLFYTIGGIIYAVKPSFLSFKKWGFHEIFHVYILLGSFVHFLCVYLYVL from the coding sequence TTGAATATACACATTCGAGAGCCCATAAATACGTATACTCACCTAGCAGGTGCTGTTTTATCGTTTGTCGGATTATTGGCAATGGTCATGAAAGTAGCTAGCAACAACGGTTCAGCGTTACAATTCTTTACTGTTATTATGTTTGGAATTAGTTTAATTCTTTTATATGCAGCCTCCACCACGTATCATTTCGTTCAAAGTAACGAGAAAGTCATTGGCTTTTTAAGACGTATCGATCATTCCATGATTTTTGTACTGATAGCTGGAACATATACTCCGTTTTGTTTAATCAGTTTAAACGGTACATCTGGATGGATTATGTTTTCTATCATTGTTGTCCTAGCTATATGTGGAGTTTTATTTAAATTAGTTTGGTTTAATTGTCCTAGATGGTTATCTACCATTATCTATATTGCGATGGGATGGCTTATTATCACCGTAGCAAGTCCACTATCTTCTGCGATCGGGACAAATGGAATAATCTTGTTAGTAGCAGGTGGTCTCTTTTACACAATTGGGGGAATTATTTATGCAGTGAAACCTTCGTTTCTTTCCTTTAAAAAATGGGGGTTTCATGAGATATTTCATGTTTATATATTATTAGGCAGCTTTGTTCACTTCTTGTGTGTCTATTTATACGTGCTATAA
- a CDS encoding DUF1836 domain-containing protein, giving the protein MENMKTFIEELKLEKKIKLEDIPTIDLYMDQVIQLFDHSFSNGKDKTLTKTMINNYAKAKLFFPIQNKKYTKEHIILMSLIYQLKGTLSINDIKITLQGMNEKIVEEAFDLEQFYSTYLGLVDLNVERFKNDVKERVKEVSEVIGEDTGESKLITNALLIASLSHMSTLYKSAAEKLVRDLE; this is encoded by the coding sequence ATGGAAAATATGAAAACGTTTATTGAAGAGCTAAAGCTCGAAAAGAAAATAAAGTTAGAGGATATCCCCACGATTGATCTTTATATGGATCAAGTTATTCAACTGTTTGATCATTCTTTCTCGAATGGAAAGGATAAAACGTTAACAAAAACGATGATTAATAACTACGCAAAGGCGAAGCTATTTTTTCCAATACAAAATAAAAAATATACAAAAGAACATATTATCTTGATGAGCTTGATTTATCAGTTAAAAGGGACATTATCTATTAATGATATTAAGATAACGTTGCAAGGAATGAATGAAAAAATTGTAGAAGAAGCTTTTGACCTTGAACAATTTTATTCCACTTATTTAGGGCTAGTGGATTTAAATGTCGAGCGTTTTAAAAATGATGTCAAGGAGCGGGTGAAGGAAGTATCAGAAGTAATAGGAGAAGATACAGGGGAGTCCAAGCTTATCACTAACGCATTACTTATCGCCTCCCTATCGCACATGAGCACGTTATATAAAAGTGCTGCGGAAAAACTAGTAAGAGATTTGGAATGA
- a CDS encoding competence protein ComK, translated as MMEVMNDYLMDTSTYALLPYFHEKYQTKIIDEDGIYYSEERPEEILRRSCLTYGASYEGRRDSVIYMTNYVQKTPILTLQEEKVISIPTHSPDHMDCAWIMYHQIRQLVPTDKNRCIIKLRNYTEIEVQASHQTMKQQMQKAAVIYSLFCTKQQISYSFMVDGRKRRNPTKS; from the coding sequence ATGATGGAAGTAATGAATGATTATTTAATGGATACCAGTACATATGCATTGTTGCCTTATTTTCATGAGAAGTACCAGACGAAAATTATCGATGAGGATGGAATCTATTATTCAGAGGAGAGGCCAGAGGAAATATTGCGTCGAAGTTGTTTGACGTATGGTGCTTCGTATGAGGGGAGAAGAGATTCTGTTATTTATATGACGAATTATGTGCAAAAAACGCCGATCCTTACATTGCAGGAGGAAAAGGTCATTTCCATTCCAACGCACTCCCCTGACCACATGGATTGTGCGTGGATTATGTATCACCAAATACGCCAACTTGTGCCAACCGATAAGAATAGATGCATCATCAAGCTACGAAACTATACGGAAATTGAAGTGCAAGCGTCCCATCAAACGATGAAGCAACAAATGCAGAAGGCTGCGGTTATTTATTCTTTGTTCTGTACGAAGCAGCAGATTAGTTATAGTTTTATGGTGGATGGGAGGAAGAGGAGAAATCCAACAAAGAGCTGA
- a CDS encoding competence protein ComK translates to MYKNGADYTGRRNAAVYHTNYKQKTPLLISESLRLVAIPSHSPDYPDCTWIMFHQIANINSLDQETCKVMCNYFTDINLNISAQTMQPKSKKQPSSTLSSVQNRRLELAL, encoded by the coding sequence CTGTATAAAAATGGAGCAGATTACACGGGGAGAAGAAATGCGGCAGTCTATCATACAAATTACAAACAAAAAACACCTTTACTAATTTCCGAGTCTTTAAGATTAGTCGCAATACCATCTCATTCACCTGATTATCCAGACTGCACATGGATTATGTTTCACCAAATAGCAAACATCAACTCACTAGACCAAGAGACTTGCAAAGTTATGTGCAACTACTTCACCGACATAAATCTAAACATCTCAGCCCAAACCATGCAACCCAAGTCAAAAAAGCAGCCATCATCTACTCTATCTTCTGTACAGAACAGAAGATTGGAATTAGCTTTATGA
- a CDS encoding transposase family protein has product MHDYRMQKIKHLKIFERHTLLFYRRRRYGCP; this is encoded by the coding sequence ATCCACGATTACCGTATGCAAAAGATAAAACATTTAAAGATATTTGAAAGACATACACTCCTTTTTTACAGGAGGAGGCGTTACGGTTGCCCTTGA
- a CDS encoding SIR2 family protein, with amino-acid sequence MSRIVKMDFAINEIARAVTPEDTINPFYFIVGAGISSPVIPTATKIINECKTLTKDTYDNRNEFIGSEEYSTWLQRALPHSKSRREYFRKLIENKPITNANFKLAHLLSKGGIGKVVITPNFDNFLSRALTLFNSNPMICDHPGTAFKIDAELDEIQLVHIHGNYLSYDCCNLTIEISDRTEATQMSSMLERIGGSRSPIIVGYSGWEDDIIMNYLKRRLNEPSLPYNLYWFCYKEESINSMPEWLKAHNNVVFVVSNESLKNIDDELKPPIESKNFLPAEVVFESMIQKLELTEPEITKDPLNFLTNLIKGTEDAEENNDVFFLSHVVHRLKELQLLEDRVNSNKVDYSKVQTLRSLVVSSQYETSLKLLGSLQIDINELEEYQKVELIEVLVALIVKSRPSEEIIIASDLNYEVYESLSDENFKEKLCLKVATCLLKKAFTLEELERYEETIDTLNGILDSLKQKDSTSFKLLFLDSLSLKAQVLAEIEQTYKAIDCLEESILRYENESSSEFQKRIAYLLVQKARLFEQIKEIDLAKNEIDRFLLKFNNSQNEDIQIVTLIILNQYIFIGLHNEEDEKNILVIYNKLYDLYSISKNPVFKAYFIHCSFYIGRTYYFNDEEIKAKKYLEMVINNDLKTDFINEDMQGDAYAMLGLILYQENDIQGSYNMFELGYRNNNSHSTVNLGYMIRRKDVHKESQEYDLESLFDIGIEDGIAIAYVNKALYLVNDSWNYDKWVQADKLIESLNKYQPDELDGIISWWHKLALNGETEGDLVLGWLVRHNLITDPDGFSLKDRFDNASANARWYVQNFLYEKVAKVNA; translated from the coding sequence ATGTCTAGAATTGTTAAAATGGATTTTGCAATTAATGAAATAGCAAGAGCAGTAACACCAGAAGACACCATAAATCCTTTTTATTTTATTGTCGGAGCTGGTATTTCTTCTCCTGTCATTCCAACAGCCACTAAAATTATAAATGAATGCAAAACACTAACTAAAGATACTTATGATAATCGAAATGAGTTTATAGGATCAGAAGAATATTCTACATGGTTACAAAGAGCACTACCGCATTCAAAGTCTAGAAGGGAGTACTTTCGTAAACTTATAGAAAATAAGCCTATTACTAACGCTAATTTTAAACTTGCTCATCTTTTATCTAAAGGTGGTATTGGGAAAGTTGTAATTACTCCTAATTTTGATAACTTTCTTTCACGAGCACTAACCCTTTTTAATTCAAATCCAATGATTTGTGATCATCCAGGTACAGCTTTTAAAATTGATGCTGAATTAGATGAAATTCAACTAGTACATATTCATGGTAACTATTTATCCTATGATTGCTGCAACTTAACAATTGAAATATCAGACAGAACTGAAGCAACACAAATGTCATCTATGTTAGAACGTATAGGTGGCTCCCGGTCGCCTATTATCGTGGGATATAGCGGGTGGGAAGACGATATAATTATGAATTATTTAAAGAGAAGGCTAAATGAGCCTTCATTGCCATATAACCTTTACTGGTTTTGTTATAAAGAAGAGAGTATAAATTCAATGCCTGAATGGTTAAAGGCACATAATAATGTGGTATTTGTTGTTTCAAACGAGAGTTTGAAAAACATAGATGATGAATTAAAACCTCCAATAGAATCAAAGAACTTTCTCCCTGCCGAAGTCGTCTTTGAATCTATGATACAAAAATTAGAATTAACTGAACCAGAAATAACAAAGGACCCACTAAACTTTCTAACAAATTTAATTAAAGGAACAGAAGATGCGGAAGAAAATAATGATGTTTTCTTCTTAAGCCATGTTGTACATAGGTTGAAAGAGCTGCAGTTACTTGAAGATAGAGTTAACAGTAACAAGGTAGACTATAGCAAAGTTCAAACTTTAAGAAGCTTAGTTGTTAGTTCACAATATGAAACATCATTGAAGTTATTAGGCAGCTTACAGATTGATATAAATGAACTTGAAGAGTACCAAAAGGTAGAGCTTATTGAAGTGCTTGTAGCTTTAATAGTGAAATCAAGGCCCTCTGAAGAAATAATTATTGCTTCAGATTTAAACTACGAAGTGTATGAGTCGCTTTCAGATGAAAACTTTAAAGAAAAACTATGCTTAAAGGTGGCAACTTGTTTATTAAAGAAAGCATTTACTTTAGAAGAATTAGAACGGTACGAAGAGACTATTGATACCTTGAATGGTATCCTTGATAGTCTTAAGCAAAAAGATTCAACAAGTTTTAAGTTGTTATTCTTAGATAGCTTATCTTTAAAAGCTCAGGTGTTAGCCGAAATAGAACAAACCTATAAGGCTATAGACTGTCTTGAAGAGTCTATCTTAAGATATGAGAATGAGTCTAGTAGTGAATTTCAGAAAAGAATTGCATATTTATTAGTACAGAAGGCTAGATTGTTTGAACAAATTAAAGAAATTGATTTAGCTAAAAATGAAATTGATAGATTTCTACTTAAGTTCAATAATAGCCAGAATGAAGATATTCAAATTGTTACTTTGATTATATTAAATCAATATATATTTATAGGACTTCATAATGAAGAAGATGAGAAGAATATTTTAGTAATTTATAATAAGCTTTATGACCTTTACTCCATTTCTAAAAATCCAGTATTTAAAGCATACTTTATTCACTGTTCTTTTTATATCGGTAGAACATATTATTTTAATGATGAAGAAATAAAAGCTAAAAAGTACTTAGAGATGGTAATAAATAATGATCTAAAAACTGATTTTATAAATGAAGACATGCAAGGTGATGCTTATGCAATGTTAGGCTTGATTCTGTACCAAGAAAACGATATACAAGGATCATATAACATGTTTGAATTAGGCTATAGGAATAATAACTCACATTCAACAGTTAACCTTGGATATATGATTAGAAGAAAAGATGTCCATAAAGAAAGTCAAGAATATGACCTAGAGTCACTGTTTGATATTGGTATAGAGGATGGTATTGCCATTGCTTATGTTAATAAAGCCCTCTATCTAGTCAATGATAGCTGGAATTATGATAAATGGGTACAAGCTGATAAGTTAATTGAAAGCTTAAATAAATATCAACCAGATGAGCTAGATGGTATTATAAGTTGGTGGCATAAGCTGGCTTTAAATGGCGAAACTGAAGGTGATTTAGTTTTAGGATGGTTAGTTCGCCACAATTTGATAACAGATCCTGATGGATTTTCACTTAAAGACCGCTTTGACAATGCTAGTGCAAATGCAAGGTGGTATGTTCAGAACTTTCTATATGAAAAAGTTGCTAAAGTTAATGCTTAA
- a CDS encoding competence protein ComK, with translation MEVSINNEYYIGPTTIAILPHYHHEYQTKILDAEGTFFTTERPLQIIERSCLKYGADYNGRRNAAVYHTNYKQKTPLLLSGAQRLVLIPTHSPEHMHCMWIMFHQIASVESTGEDTSDVMCNHFVDLQLNISSQTMRTQIQKAAVIYSIFCTDQKVGFSFMVNGRRPVKRK, from the coding sequence ATGGAAGTTAGTATCAATAATGAATATTATATAGGCCCGACTACTATTGCGATTCTCCCACATTATCATCATGAGTATCAGACGAAAATACTGGATGCAGAAGGAACGTTCTTTACAACGGAGCGCCCTCTTCAAATTATCGAGCGTAGCTGCTTAAAATACGGAGCCGATTACAACGGGCGAAGAAATGCGGCAGTCTATCATACAAACTACAAGCAAAAAACACCTTTACTCTTATCTGGTGCACAACGTTTAGTGCTTATTCCGACCCATTCACCAGAACATATGCATTGTATGTGGATTATGTTTCACCAGATTGCTAGCGTAGAATCCACTGGTGAAGATACGAGCGATGTGATGTGCAATCACTTCGTTGACTTACAACTCAACATCTCTTCTCAAACGATGCGTACACAAATTCAAAAAGCAGCCGTCATCTACTCTATCTTCTGCACAGACCAGAAGGTTGGCTTCAGCTTTATGGTGAATGGTAGAAGACCGGTGAAGAGGAAATAA
- a CDS encoding helix-turn-helix domain-containing protein — MDFEEDFEEDVTVALGNRIRKIRLEKGMKMHQVAEGADISEKYLGSVERGEVQASYVMVLKIAQGLKINNPDILMKDTFHIHQLYLNKKLK; from the coding sequence GTGGATTTTGAAGAAGATTTTGAAGAGGATGTAACGGTAGCGCTTGGTAATCGTATTCGAAAGATCCGGTTAGAAAAAGGAATGAAGATGCATCAGGTTGCAGAAGGTGCAGATATTAGTGAAAAGTACTTAGGATCAGTGGAACGTGGAGAAGTACAAGCTTCTTATGTGATGGTACTGAAAATTGCACAAGGCCTTAAAATTAATAATCCTGATATTTTAATGAAAGACACTTTTCACATACATCAATTGTACCTTAATAAAAAACTTAAGTAG
- a CDS encoding DUF6843 domain-containing protein, producing the protein MKKIAGFSFLAFILIISFVFISNKKSYSDVTVIYHLSESFDGGCVYLRYNEDNEKPLEIVNKELIIEVPENGRVMTSSSSDVLTKLGWHKVKAFYVNENRERTEEIPHEKFLNGQQSSTDNNPLSETYSISFDGRDGHCN; encoded by the coding sequence TTGAAGAAAATAGCAGGTTTTTCTTTTTTAGCTTTCATACTAATAATTTCCTTCGTGTTTATTTCAAATAAGAAGAGTTATTCTGATGTAACGGTTATCTATCATCTTTCAGAAAGTTTTGATGGTGGCTGTGTGTATTTACGATATAACGAAGACAATGAAAAACCGTTGGAAATAGTAAATAAAGAACTGATCATTGAAGTACCTGAAAACGGAAGAGTTATGACTTCCTCTTCTTCAGATGTTTTAACAAAATTAGGATGGCATAAAGTAAAGGCTTTTTATGTTAACGAAAATCGGGAACGCACAGAAGAAATTCCTCATGAGAAATTTTTGAATGGTCAACAAAGCAGTACAGATAACAATCCTTTATCTGAAACATACAGTATTTCATTTGATGGAAGGGATGGACACTGTAATTAG
- a CDS encoding ROK family transcriptional regulator, protein MKQTRSNTPNYLKYLNSKKILQFIRDNEQTSRADIAAMLAISKPTVSSIVDELISEEWVLEKEGSESSVLGGRKPVLLTFNQNARLIVGVDIGGTNIEVGIVNAYGTIIGRKVLSTQYALKKDLVYEAFLAIQSLVQTYNIDKNKIMAVGVGAPGITDSDNGVVLDAPSLGWKNFELKKELQQLLELPVYVENDVNVAVLGEQWKGKAKNADHLILITLGTGVGCGIIVNGQLYRGASFAAGEIGYMVTDKNEALEDYDHIFQGFGFLDSHVGGPSIVKRMEQKLATLTDSHPLKNKELSAKLIFEHAITHDPIATEVIEETLEHIAFALVNVICIFNPQCVILGGGLSKSGQWFLPKVKAVIEKHLPMNTDIYISEIDGLSLLGAGALVLREHESLLNNRGGN, encoded by the coding sequence ATGAAACAAACTAGAAGTAACACACCTAACTATTTGAAGTACTTAAATTCAAAGAAAATATTGCAGTTTATTCGGGATAATGAACAAACCTCGAGAGCGGATATCGCTGCTATGCTGGCAATTAGTAAGCCGACAGTCTCCTCCATCGTGGATGAATTAATTTCTGAGGAGTGGGTCCTAGAGAAAGAAGGATCAGAATCAAGTGTACTCGGGGGCAGAAAGCCGGTATTGCTCACATTCAACCAAAATGCCCGCCTGATAGTAGGTGTCGATATTGGTGGCACCAATATCGAGGTCGGAATCGTAAATGCCTACGGGACCATCATCGGTCGCAAAGTATTAAGCACTCAATATGCGCTAAAAAAAGACCTTGTGTATGAAGCGTTCCTCGCCATTCAGAGTTTAGTGCAAACATATAACATCGATAAAAATAAAATCATGGCGGTTGGAGTAGGAGCACCAGGTATCACTGATTCAGATAACGGAGTCGTGTTAGATGCACCAAGCTTAGGTTGGAAAAACTTCGAGCTGAAAAAAGAGCTTCAACAATTACTAGAACTTCCTGTTTATGTTGAAAATGACGTCAATGTTGCGGTATTAGGCGAACAATGGAAAGGCAAGGCGAAAAATGCGGATCATTTAATCCTTATAACGTTAGGTACTGGTGTTGGCTGCGGCATTATTGTAAATGGCCAACTGTACAGAGGCGCTTCTTTTGCAGCTGGAGAAATTGGCTACATGGTAACAGATAAAAACGAAGCACTAGAAGATTATGACCATATTTTTCAAGGCTTCGGATTTTTAGACAGCCATGTTGGTGGACCTTCTATCGTAAAAAGAATGGAACAAAAGCTAGCTACGCTTACGGACTCGCATCCCCTAAAAAACAAAGAATTATCAGCAAAGCTAATTTTTGAACATGCAATCACCCATGACCCAATCGCAACAGAAGTCATTGAAGAAACACTGGAACATATAGCGTTTGCGCTTGTAAATGTTATCTGTATTTTCAATCCACAATGCGTCATTCTTGGCGGTGGTTTATCAAAGTCAGGACAGTGGTTTTTGCCAAAAGTGAAAGCCGTTATCGAAAAGCATCTTCCTATGAACACGGATATATATATATCAGAAATCGACGGCTTATCCTTACTAGGTGCTGGGGCATTAGTTTTACGAGAACACGAATCGTTACTAAATAATCGAGGGGGAAACTAA
- the argH gene encoding argininosuccinate lyase: protein MAKRSKRYIDIQLEPTYRHTRDHFYQHIMEINLAHVLMLRDQAILDSDDAREILDATYKLYKQSYTKEYDDRYEDLFFMLEADLTEIIGPMLVGNMHIAFSRNDMDTTMFRMFWREKITTWLDKVNALRRTILALVKEHKHTIMTAHTHNQQAQPTTLAHYLLAVENNLQRDTKRGLELYKRINVSPMGAAALSTTGFNIDRHHIGTQLGFDSPMANSYDAISASDFMMEISSVLSISLSSISRFVYDLIFMTTNEVNTLRLHDQHVQTSSIMPQKRNPSALEHTRASISKAMGELQGTMFLTHNVPLGDIVDIGDDIQMPLYSGYSQTINILDILTEILEHGTFHKERLLYHAQNGFSTVTELADVLVRNYEVPFRISHGIVSKFVKELLAEGNDLTNGSANKVNKIAQHEFQLLLNVSEEDYRKAVCPKNFINVRDILGGPAATEVENQYVTCLETLTYDESWVKATFEKLDNYILRLHETVEMSIKR from the coding sequence TTGGCAAAACGCTCAAAGCGATATATTGATATACAGCTAGAGCCAACGTACCGACATACACGAGATCATTTTTATCAACACATTATGGAAATCAATTTAGCGCACGTATTAATGCTACGAGATCAAGCGATTTTAGACAGTGACGATGCAAGAGAAATTTTAGATGCTACATATAAATTGTATAAACAAAGCTACACAAAAGAGTACGATGACCGTTATGAAGATTTATTTTTCATGCTAGAAGCAGACCTTACAGAAATAATAGGTCCGATGTTAGTTGGAAACATGCATATCGCGTTCAGTCGAAACGATATGGACACGACGATGTTTCGCATGTTTTGGAGAGAAAAAATTACCACCTGGCTAGACAAAGTAAATGCTCTACGACGAACCATTTTAGCTCTTGTTAAGGAACATAAACATACAATCATGACCGCCCACACACATAATCAGCAAGCACAACCTACGACTCTCGCACACTACTTATTAGCTGTAGAAAATAACCTCCAACGTGATACAAAAAGAGGGCTGGAGCTTTATAAACGAATCAATGTCTCGCCAATGGGAGCGGCAGCCCTATCGACAACAGGATTTAATATAGACCGCCATCATATAGGTACCCAGCTAGGCTTTGATTCCCCAATGGCCAATTCTTATGACGCCATTTCGGCATCCGATTTTATGATGGAAATTAGTAGTGTACTTTCTATTTCGCTATCCTCTATTTCTAGATTCGTATACGATTTAATTTTTATGACGACGAACGAAGTGAACACGCTTCGTTTACATGACCAGCATGTTCAAACATCCAGTATCATGCCACAAAAAAGAAACCCATCTGCACTCGAACATACGAGAGCTTCCATTAGTAAAGCGATGGGCGAGCTTCAAGGAACCATGTTTTTAACACATAATGTGCCACTCGGAGACATAGTCGACATTGGCGATGATATTCAAATGCCACTATACTCCGGCTACTCACAAACAATCAATATATTAGACATTTTAACGGAAATTTTAGAGCACGGTACATTCCATAAAGAGCGCTTACTTTACCACGCGCAAAATGGTTTCTCGACTGTAACCGAACTGGCAGACGTTTTAGTACGAAACTATGAAGTGCCATTTCGAATCTCACATGGAATTGTAAGTAAGTTTGTAAAAGAGCTTTTAGCAGAAGGAAATGACCTTACAAATGGAAGCGCTAACAAGGTAAATAAAATTGCTCAACATGAGTTTCAATTATTGTTAAACGTTTCAGAAGAAGATTATCGGAAAGCGGTTTGTCCGAAAAACTTTATTAACGTTCGCGACATACTCGGTGGACCAGCGGCAACAGAAGTCGAAAACCAATATGTGACTTGCCTTGAAACGTTAACGTATGACGAAAGCTGGGTAAAGGCAACGTTTGAAAAACTAGATAACTATATTCTGAGGCTTCATGAAACGGTAGAAATGAGTATTAAACGATAG
- a CDS encoding extracellular solute-binding protein, with protein sequence MRKSLVLLLVLLLGVFAAACSSDEKTTSGTDGDIIEIEYWQYHFESKVSLVDELIKEFEDANPGIKVKHTTFPYDQFNERVAAQVPAGRGPDVINLFYGWVPRYVDSGYLQPLPQDAFPHDMIESEFFPMVESVKLDGEYWTIPTAVRTIALFYNKDLFEEAGLDPNSPPTTWDELVDYSVKLTKRDNNGRIQQAGLAWEPSQQGHHWFRDALLYQAGGQGLSEDRKKILWAQSPAGLEAFRYWLDFATEHKVGERNFYTDDVTAFKTGNAAMNIDGSFRIGTLQNDTPDLNYGIAPLPAKNGMKATQSSFWSNGITSKVEGEKLEASVKFLQFLTSEEVMERWLDKIGELPAREKVAFQDKYLNHELYGAFIEQLPYANAHFFVDESRERDLVIQAVDRVLLQGVSPEDAYKELVDGTQSLFDEYWSKKD encoded by the coding sequence ATGAGAAAATCGTTAGTGCTGTTATTAGTTTTGTTGCTTGGTGTATTTGCTGCAGCTTGTAGTAGTGACGAAAAAACGACAAGTGGAACGGATGGAGACATCATTGAAATTGAGTATTGGCAATACCATTTCGAGTCAAAAGTGAGCTTAGTTGACGAGTTAATTAAAGAGTTTGAAGATGCGAACCCTGGAATCAAAGTAAAACATACGACATTTCCTTATGATCAATTTAATGAGAGGGTAGCGGCACAAGTACCTGCAGGACGTGGTCCAGATGTGATCAACTTATTTTACGGATGGGTTCCTAGATACGTAGATTCTGGCTACTTACAGCCACTGCCGCAAGACGCATTCCCGCACGATATGATAGAATCTGAGTTTTTCCCGATGGTGGAATCTGTCAAGCTAGACGGGGAATATTGGACGATACCAACTGCTGTAAGAACCATTGCGTTATTTTATAATAAAGACCTTTTCGAAGAAGCTGGCTTAGATCCAAATAGCCCTCCGACAACATGGGATGAATTAGTAGACTATTCGGTGAAGCTAACAAAGCGCGACAACAACGGAAGAATACAACAAGCTGGTCTAGCTTGGGAGCCAAGTCAACAAGGGCACCACTGGTTTAGAGATGCGTTATTGTATCAAGCTGGCGGCCAGGGTTTAAGTGAAGACCGTAAAAAAATCTTATGGGCACAATCACCTGCTGGTTTAGAAGCATTCAGATACTGGTTAGATTTTGCAACAGAGCACAAGGTAGGAGAGCGTAACTTCTACACAGATGATGTAACGGCGTTTAAAACAGGAAACGCAGCAATGAACATTGATGGATCCTTCCGTATCGGTACATTACAAAATGATACACCAGACTTAAACTACGGAATTGCGCCACTTCCTGCGAAAAATGGCATGAAAGCAACACAATCTTCTTTCTGGAGTAACGGCATCACTTCTAAAGTAGAAGGAGAAAAGTTAGAAGCATCGGTGAAATTCCTTCAGTTCTTAACAAGTGAAGAAGTAATGGAAAGATGGTTAGACAAAATCGGAGAGCTTCCTGCAAGAGAAAAAGTAGCATTCCAAGACAAATATTTAAACCATGAACTATACGGTGCGTTCATCGAGCAGCTACCGTATGCAAATGCCCATTTCTTCGTGGATGAAAGTAGAGAAAGAGATTTAGTCATTCAAGCGGTAGACCGAGTTCTATTACAAGGTGTATCCCCAGAAGATGCTTATAAAGAGCTAGTAGACGGTACACAAAGTCTGTTTGATGAGTATTGGTCTAAGAAAGATTAA